One window of Anaerolineales bacterium genomic DNA carries:
- the katG gene encoding catalase/peroxidase HPI — protein MSDETKCPVTGHAGMTSASRGQSNRDWWPNQLNLNILHQHAPASNPMGADFNYAEEFKKLDLAAVKKDLADLMTNSQEWWPADWGHYGGLMIRMAWHSAGTYRTGDGRGGGGTGNQRFAPVNSWPDNINLDKSRRLLWPVKRKFGNKLSWADLMILAGNVALESMGFKTFGFGGGRADIWQPEEDIYWGNEETWLGDKRYSGERDLENPLAAVQMGLIYVNPEGPNGNPDPVASGRDVRETFARMGMNDEETVALVAGGHTFGKAHGAGDPKQVGPEPEAAPIEEMGLGWKNSFGDGKGVHTITSGIEGAWKPNPTQWDMGYFDMLFGYEWELTKSPAGANQWVAKDVKPEHMIPDAHDPSKKYAPMMTTADLSLRFDPIYEPISRRFHQNPEAFADAFARAWFKLTHRDMGPKARYLGPEVPTEDLIWQDPLPAVDHPLVTKKDVATLKAKILDSGLSTPELVSTAWASASTFRGSDKRGGANGARLRLAPQKDWDVNQPAQLAKVLSTLEGIQKDFNSAQKKGKKISLADLIVLGGCAAVEAAAKAAGYEVEVPFTPGRVDALQEQTDVNSFAVLEPEADGFRNYQKTTYSVSAEEMLVDKAQLLTLSAPEMTVLIGGLRVLGANYCSSQHGVFTKQPGKLTNDFFVNLTDMGVQWHPENEDAQMFKAHDRKTGEVRWTGSRVDLVFGSNSQLRALAEVYAQDDAKEKFVHDFVAAWNKVMNLDRFDLVSWLSGADAKAASAEVAPPKSSGQVVSRKPATKSKK, from the coding sequence ATGAGCGACGAAACCAAATGCCCAGTGACCGGACACGCCGGGATGACTTCTGCCAGCCGGGGACAATCTAACCGTGATTGGTGGCCCAATCAACTGAACCTGAATATTTTGCACCAACATGCCCCGGCATCCAACCCGATGGGCGCGGATTTTAATTACGCGGAAGAATTCAAGAAACTTGATCTCGCCGCGGTCAAAAAAGATCTGGCTGACCTGATGACCAACTCGCAAGAGTGGTGGCCCGCCGACTGGGGACACTACGGTGGCTTAATGATCCGTATGGCGTGGCACAGCGCCGGAACCTATCGCACGGGTGACGGGCGCGGCGGTGGGGGAACCGGCAATCAACGTTTCGCGCCGGTCAATAGCTGGCCCGACAACATCAACCTCGATAAGTCACGCCGTTTGCTGTGGCCCGTCAAACGCAAATTTGGCAACAAACTCTCGTGGGCTGACTTGATGATCCTTGCTGGCAATGTCGCGCTCGAATCGATGGGTTTCAAAACCTTCGGTTTCGGCGGCGGACGTGCCGACATTTGGCAGCCCGAGGAAGATATCTACTGGGGCAATGAAGAAACCTGGTTGGGCGACAAACGCTACAGCGGTGAACGCGACCTCGAAAATCCGCTCGCGGCAGTGCAGATGGGCTTGATATACGTCAACCCCGAAGGACCCAATGGCAACCCCGACCCCGTCGCTTCGGGACGCGATGTGCGTGAGACCTTCGCTCGCATGGGCATGAACGATGAAGAGACCGTGGCGCTTGTGGCGGGTGGTCACACCTTCGGCAAGGCACACGGCGCGGGTGACCCGAAACAGGTCGGTCCTGAGCCGGAGGCGGCTCCCATTGAAGAAATGGGCTTGGGCTGGAAGAACAGCTTCGGTGACGGCAAGGGCGTTCACACCATTACCAGCGGCATCGAAGGCGCGTGGAAACCCAATCCCACCCAATGGGATATGGGCTACTTCGACATGCTCTTCGGTTACGAATGGGAACTGACCAAAAGCCCGGCGGGCGCGAATCAATGGGTGGCGAAGGATGTCAAACCTGAACACATGATCCCCGACGCGCACGACCCCTCGAAGAAATATGCGCCGATGATGACCACTGCCGACCTCTCCCTGCGCTTCGACCCGATCTACGAACCCATCTCGCGCCGCTTCCACCAAAACCCCGAAGCCTTCGCCGATGCCTTCGCGCGCGCTTGGTTCAAACTAACCCACCGCGATATGGGACCCAAAGCCCGCTACCTCGGACCGGAAGTTCCTACTGAAGATTTGATCTGGCAGGACCCGCTGCCCGCAGTGGATCATCCGCTGGTGACGAAGAAGGATGTTGCGACTCTCAAAGCCAAGATTCTGGACTCGGGTCTTTCTACTCCGGAGCTTGTTTCAACAGCTTGGGCTTCTGCCTCCACCTTTAGAGGATCCGACAAGCGCGGCGGCGCCAATGGCGCGCGCCTTCGACTTGCTCCGCAAAAAGATTGGGACGTGAATCAGCCTGCCCAACTGGCAAAGGTTCTTTCCACGCTCGAAGGAATTCAAAAGGATTTCAACAGCGCCCAGAAAAAAGGCAAGAAAATTTCACTGGCAGATTTGATTGTGCTGGGCGGCTGTGCCGCAGTAGAAGCGGCGGCGAAAGCGGCAGGCTATGAAGTGGAAGTTCCCTTCACACCCGGGCGCGTGGATGCGCTGCAGGAACAGACCGATGTGAATTCGTTTGCCGTGCTCGAACCCGAAGCCGATGGCTTCCGCAATTACCAAAAGACGACCTACTCTGTCTCTGCCGAAGAAATGCTGGTGGACAAGGCACAGTTGCTCACCTTGAGCGCGCCTGAAATGACTGTGCTCATCGGCGGCTTGCGTGTGCTTGGTGCGAATTACTGCAGCTCACAGCATGGTGTCTTCACCAAACAGCCCGGCAAATTGACCAACGACTTCTTCGTCAACCTGACGGATATGGGGGTGCAATGGCATCCCGAAAATGAAGATGCCCAAATGTTCAAAGCCCACGACCGCAAGACCGGCGAAGTGCGCTGGACCGGCTCTCGTGTGGATCTGGTCTTCGGTTCCAACTCACAGTTGCGTGCGCTGGCGGAAGTCTATGCACAAGATGATGCGAAAGAAAAGTTCGTGCATGATTTTGTCGCGGCTTGGAACAAGGTGATGAACCTCGACCGTTTCGATCTTGTTTCATGGCTTTCAGGTGCAGATGCGAAAGCCGCATCTGCGGAGGTTGCTCCTCCGAAGTCGTCGGGTCAGGTGGTCTCACGCAAGCCCGCCACAAAATCGAAAAAATAA
- the glpK gene encoding glycerol kinase GlpK → MTKYIGAIDQGTTSTRFILFDRAGNVVTLHQKEHGQIYPKPGWVEHDALEIWERTQEVIEGALAKGGLSAVDIAAVGVTNQRETTVVWDKNSGLPVYNAIVWQDTRTDAIIAKYSRKGGQDRFRKKTGLPLATYFSGPKIRWILDNVKDAKEKAKRGDLLFGNMDTWIIWKLTGEHVTDVTNASRTMLMNLKSLDWDHEILKAMGIPRGILPQIRSSSEIYGDVKSGILKGISVAGDLGDQQAAMFGQTCFKAGEAKNTYGTGCFMLMNTGKKPVQSKAGLLTTLGYKIGDADAVYALEGSIAITGALIQWLRDNMGLIQSSADVEALAKSVEDNGGIYFVPAFSGLYAPYWKSDARGVIVGMTRYVNKGHFARAALEATAFQTREVLDAMEQDSGVNLRSLKVDGGMVFNELLMQFQSDILNVPVVRPKVAETTALGAAYAAGLAVGFWKDIDELKQHWGRDKEWKPKMDSKRRAGLYSGWKKAVTRSFDWVE, encoded by the coding sequence ATGACCAAATACATCGGCGCAATCGACCAGGGCACCACAAGCACGCGTTTCATCCTCTTTGACCGCGCGGGAAATGTGGTTACCCTCCACCAGAAGGAACATGGCCAGATCTACCCCAAACCGGGCTGGGTGGAGCATGACGCGCTCGAGATCTGGGAGAGGACTCAGGAGGTCATTGAAGGAGCGCTGGCGAAGGGTGGATTGTCTGCTGTCGATATCGCCGCCGTCGGTGTGACGAACCAACGCGAGACGACCGTGGTTTGGGATAAGAATTCCGGCCTGCCAGTTTACAACGCCATCGTTTGGCAGGATACACGGACCGACGCGATCATCGCGAAATATTCGCGCAAGGGTGGGCAGGACCGGTTTAGAAAGAAAACTGGTCTGCCGCTCGCGACTTATTTTTCTGGTCCAAAGATCCGCTGGATCTTGGATAACGTCAAAGATGCAAAGGAAAAAGCCAAAAGAGGGGATTTGCTCTTCGGCAACATGGATACATGGATCATTTGGAAGCTGACCGGGGAGCATGTCACAGATGTGACGAATGCCTCACGGACGATGTTGATGAATCTCAAGAGTTTGGATTGGGATCACGAGATTCTGAAAGCGATGGGCATCCCACGCGGAATCTTGCCGCAGATACGGTCGTCATCTGAGATCTATGGCGATGTCAAGTCTGGCATCTTGAAGGGGATCTCCGTCGCAGGCGACCTTGGGGATCAGCAGGCGGCTATGTTCGGTCAGACCTGTTTCAAGGCCGGTGAGGCAAAGAATACCTACGGCACGGGTTGTTTCATGCTGATGAATACGGGCAAGAAACCAGTACAAAGTAAGGCTGGTTTGCTGACCACGCTGGGTTACAAGATCGGAGATGCGGATGCCGTCTATGCATTGGAAGGCTCGATCGCCATCACAGGTGCATTGATTCAGTGGCTGCGAGATAACATGGGCTTGATCCAATCGTCGGCGGATGTCGAGGCGTTGGCGAAATCCGTCGAGGATAATGGCGGGATTTATTTCGTACCGGCGTTCAGCGGGTTGTATGCCCCATATTGGAAGTCCGATGCGCGAGGTGTGATCGTGGGGATGACACGCTATGTCAACAAAGGTCACTTTGCCAGAGCCGCGTTGGAGGCTACGGCATTTCAAACCCGCGAAGTGCTGGATGCGATGGAACAGGATTCCGGGGTCAACCTCCGTTCTCTCAAGGTGGACGGCGGGATGGTGTTCAATGAATTGTTGATGCAATTCCAATCCGATATATTGAACGTTCCCGTTGTGCGGCCAAAAGTGGCGGAGACGACAGCCCTCGGCGCGGCATATGCGGCGGGGCTCGCGGTCGGGTTCTGGAAGGATATCGATGAACTGAAGCAGCATTGGGGACGCGATAAGGAATGGAAACCCAAAATGGACTCAAAGCGCCGTGCGGGTTTATACTCGGGTTGGAAGAAGGCCGTCACAAGGTCTTTCGATTGGGTTGAATAA
- a CDS encoding glycerol-3-phosphate dehydrogenase/oxidase, translating to MNRKEVISSIKSNPKVSVLIVGAGINGIGTFRDLALNGVDVLLIDRGDFCSGASAASSHMAHGGIRYLENGEFRLVREAVGERNRMIRNAPHIVSPLPTTIPIFKYFSGILNAPLKFLGWLDKPSERGSLIIKLGLMMYDAYTGGQRIVPRHRFYSRKESLKRWGKLNPEVVNTAVYYDGLISDPERLALELVLDAEADNPRANALNYVSLVSGSGRTVVLRDELSDETCEIEPRLVINAAGPWIDFANHSLGVTTHYIGGTKGSHLVLDHPELRAAIGDHEFFFENKDGRIVLIFPLQDRVLIGTSDIKIDHPDDAYCTDEEVGYFLEMTARVFPEIKVGREHIVFAFSGVRPLVGSAAKTTGQFSRDHHIEVLSGDWTNLGYPVYSLVGGKWTSFRAFSEEVTDKSLQFLGIKRNKSTRDLPIGGGRGYPRSAEERAKYIAGLAAWTGLSRERLEILFERYGSRAEVVAGFINKGEDAPVASLPEFTKREMLFMIQHEKVEHLDDLLLRRTMLAMLGRLTRDAINEVNDLLGNALGWDAAQKNVEAERTLRLLAEKYRVRL from the coding sequence ATGAATCGTAAAGAAGTCATCTCCTCTATAAAATCAAACCCGAAGGTATCCGTGCTGATCGTCGGCGCGGGTATCAACGGCATCGGCACATTCCGCGACCTTGCTCTCAACGGGGTGGATGTATTGTTGATCGACCGCGGTGATTTCTGTTCGGGGGCGAGCGCGGCATCCTCACACATGGCGCACGGGGGAATCCGCTATCTCGAGAACGGCGAGTTTCGACTCGTCCGCGAGGCGGTGGGGGAACGCAACCGCATGATTCGAAACGCGCCGCATATAGTCTCTCCCTTGCCGACCACGATTCCCATCTTCAAATATTTTTCCGGAATCTTGAATGCGCCACTCAAGTTTTTGGGCTGGCTCGATAAACCCTCCGAGCGCGGTTCCCTGATCATCAAGCTCGGGTTGATGATGTATGACGCCTACACCGGCGGTCAGCGGATCGTGCCGCGCCACAGGTTTTATTCAAGAAAAGAATCCTTGAAAAGATGGGGCAAACTAAACCCGGAAGTCGTCAACACAGCGGTCTATTACGACGGCCTGATCTCCGATCCAGAGCGCCTCGCCCTGGAACTCGTGCTGGATGCCGAAGCCGATAACCCGCGAGCCAACGCCTTGAACTACGTCAGCCTGGTGAGCGGCTCAGGCAGGACGGTCGTTTTGCGTGATGAGCTGAGCGATGAAACCTGCGAGATCGAACCGAGGCTGGTCATCAACGCCGCCGGTCCGTGGATCGATTTTGCAAACCACAGCCTCGGCGTGACCACACATTACATTGGCGGGACGAAAGGCTCGCACCTCGTCTTGGACCACCCGGAACTGCGCGCCGCAATCGGCGATCACGAATTCTTCTTCGAGAACAAGGATGGGCGCATCGTGTTGATCTTCCCGCTTCAAGACCGCGTCTTGATCGGCACCTCGGATATCAAGATCGACCATCCCGATGATGCGTATTGCACCGATGAGGAGGTGGGGTACTTCCTGGAAATGACGGCGCGCGTGTTCCCGGAGATCAAGGTCGGGCGCGAACACATCGTCTTTGCGTTTTCAGGCGTTCGTCCGCTGGTGGGAAGCGCCGCGAAAACCACCGGCCAATTCAGCCGCGACCATCATATCGAAGTGCTCAGCGGCGATTGGACGAATTTGGGTTATCCAGTCTATTCCCTGGTGGGAGGCAAATGGACTTCCTTCCGCGCTTTCTCGGAGGAAGTGACGGACAAATCACTCCAGTTCCTCGGGATCAAACGGAATAAGAGCACGCGAGACCTTCCCATCGGCGGCGGTCGCGGGTATCCGCGCAGTGCGGAAGAACGCGCAAAATACATTGCCGGTCTTGCCGCATGGACCGGGCTTTCACGGGAACGGCTTGAAATCCTGTTCGAGCGTTACGGCTCACGCGCCGAAGTGGTGGCGGGATTCATCAACAAAGGGGAGGATGCGCCGGTCGCATCCCTGCCGGAATTTACAAAACGCGAAATGCTTTTCATGATCCAGCATGAAAAGGTCGAACATCTCGACGACCTGCTTTTGCGCCGCACCATGCTCGCCATGCTTGGCAGGCTCACCCGCGATGCGATAAACGAAGTCAACGACCTGCTGGGGAACGCGCTCGGCTGGGATGCCGCTCAAAAAAATGTCGAGGCGGAAAGAACGCTTCGGCTGCTGGCGGAGAAGTATCGGGTCCGGTTGTGA
- a CDS encoding glycosyltransferase, protein MSSRRKTKLKIDLVIPVYNEVESISKTYADVRQVVDGLPHEFRFIYVDDGSNDGTADSLREISANDRRITLLTLSRNFGHQAALTAGMDASQGDIMISLDADGQHPPAMIPKMIGLIAQGYDIVQGQRMEDGRAASFKKLTSNFFYWLLNKISGTQVMPGAADFRALSRNALDGVRSMQEYHRFLRGMISWMGYNSVILPYHEPERIAGRSKYSLGKMFRLASDAIFSFSLAPLYIGLSAGFVFFILACGQLTYVLSLWLTGNTQRVEPGWSSLMGVLLIASGIIMILLGFIGVYVGYIFQEVKRRPVYLIKGKTNDDSE, encoded by the coding sequence ATGTCTTCACGGCGAAAAACCAAACTAAAAATAGACCTCGTCATCCCCGTCTATAACGAAGTGGAATCGATCTCGAAAACGTACGCGGACGTCCGCCAGGTGGTGGACGGGTTGCCGCACGAGTTTCGATTCATCTATGTGGATGACGGCTCGAACGACGGGACGGCGGATTCGCTTCGAGAGATCTCGGCAAACGACCGGAGAATTACCCTGCTCACTCTCAGCCGGAACTTCGGGCACCAGGCTGCGTTGACAGCCGGCATGGACGCTTCGCAGGGCGACATCATGATCTCGCTGGACGCGGATGGGCAGCATCCTCCAGCGATGATTCCAAAAATGATCGGGTTGATCGCCCAGGGGTACGATATCGTCCAGGGGCAGCGAATGGAAGATGGACGCGCGGCGTCTTTCAAAAAGCTCACATCGAATTTTTTTTACTGGCTCCTCAACAAGATCAGCGGCACGCAGGTGATGCCCGGCGCTGCGGATTTTCGCGCGCTTTCAAGGAATGCGTTGGACGGCGTCCGCTCGATGCAGGAATACCACCGCTTTCTGCGCGGCATGATCTCCTGGATGGGATACAACAGCGTCATCCTTCCATATCACGAACCGGAACGGATCGCGGGCAGGTCGAAATACTCGCTTGGAAAAATGTTCAGGCTCGCCTCCGACGCGATTTTTTCGTTCTCCCTCGCGCCGTTGTACATCGGCTTGAGCGCCGGGTTTGTTTTTTTCATCCTCGCCTGCGGGCAGTTGACATACGTGCTCTCCTTATGGTTGACGGGCAATACACAGCGCGTGGAGCCCGGCTGGAGTTCGTTGATGGGAGTATTGCTGATCGCCAGCGGAATCATCATGATCCTGCTCGGTTTCATCGGCGTGTATGTCGGTTATATTTTTCAGGAAGTCAAGCGTCGCCCGGTATATCTGATCAAGGGGAAGACGAACGATGACAGTGAATAG
- a CDS encoding histidine phosphatase family protein, with the protein MTVNRQRYFNITLLRHGESVGNAESRWQGQADFPLTDVGREQAKALAERWKREKVKFDFIISSPLSRARETAEIIGAQLGLLVEFDPLWLERDNGEFAGLTAHEVRSNFSHPEFTTPYDSVGMDGEGDWELFLRAGQALHDLLKREPARYLIVSHGGLLNQLMHAIVGIIPQAHNSGASFRFSNTAFAQVIYSPNQHRWMIDKLNDHNHWLDAESEGRA; encoded by the coding sequence ATGACAGTGAATAGGCAGAGGTATTTTAATATCACACTATTGCGCCATGGTGAATCGGTGGGGAATGCCGAATCGCGATGGCAGGGTCAGGCGGATTTCCCGCTGACGGATGTCGGCCGTGAACAGGCGAAAGCCCTGGCGGAGAGATGGAAGCGTGAGAAGGTCAAGTTCGATTTCATCATCTCCAGCCCGCTCTCTCGCGCGCGGGAAACGGCGGAGATCATTGGCGCCCAGCTTGGGTTGCTGGTGGAATTCGATCCGCTTTGGCTGGAACGGGACAATGGCGAATTTGCCGGGTTGACCGCTCACGAAGTCAGGAGCAATTTCTCGCATCCGGAATTCACGACGCCTTACGACTCGGTTGGCATGGACGGTGAAGGGGATTGGGAGTTGTTTCTGCGCGCAGGGCAGGCGTTGCACGACCTGCTCAAAAGGGAACCTGCCCGGTATTTGATCGTCTCTCATGGCGGCTTGCTGAACCAATTGATGCATGCCATCGTGGGAATCATTCCCCAGGCGCATAACTCTGGGGCGAGTTTCCGCTTCAGCAATACTGCCTTTGCCCAGGTCATTTACTCCCCGAACCAGCACCGTTGGATGATCGATAAACTCAACGATCACAATCATTGGCTGGATGCGGAGTCTGAAGGGCGTGCATAA
- a CDS encoding 2-dehydropantoate 2-reductase: protein MKFLVFGAGAIGTYIGGSLVLAGYQVAFVEQPKMVEELRSKGLRLDLTVDNRRKTKDSFVVDPRSFVIEPSLEEALNYGPFDAAIFALKSFDTAAALEGMKPFSAKLPPLLCLSNGVENEPMIAAALGNDKVIYGTVTTAIGRRGPGDIVLERLRGVGVAAGHPLSERLAAALNRAFLKCHLYPHASGMKWSKMLTNLISNPTSAILNMTAAQVFANKRLYKLEIAMLKECLAVMRAMNLVVTNLPGTPVRALAFATKMPLWLSKPFLSRAAGSGRGGKMPSFHIDLYSGRGLSEVEYLHGAVVREGKARGIPTPVNQILTETLMALTKKEIPLEEFAGKPEKLLVKIESRK, encoded by the coding sequence ATGAAATTCCTCGTCTTCGGCGCGGGCGCCATTGGCACGTATATCGGCGGCTCGCTGGTCTTGGCAGGATATCAGGTGGCCTTTGTGGAACAGCCGAAGATGGTGGAGGAACTTCGCTCGAAGGGACTTCGGCTGGATCTGACTGTCGATAACCGGCGGAAGACGAAGGATTCCTTTGTGGTCGATCCGCGCTCCTTTGTGATCGAACCATCTCTGGAAGAGGCTTTGAATTATGGACCCTTCGATGCAGCGATCTTTGCCTTAAAATCGTTCGATACGGCCGCCGCATTGGAAGGCATGAAACCGTTTTCGGCGAAACTCCCGCCATTGCTGTGTCTTTCCAACGGCGTGGAGAATGAACCGATGATCGCCGCCGCTCTGGGCAATGACAAGGTCATTTACGGCACGGTCACGACCGCCATCGGCAGGCGGGGACCCGGCGATATCGTCCTCGAGCGGTTGCGCGGGGTGGGTGTCGCCGCAGGGCATCCGCTATCGGAGAGACTCGCTGCCGCTTTGAATCGCGCTTTCCTCAAATGTCATCTTTATCCGCATGCTTCGGGCATGAAGTGGTCGAAGATGCTCACGAACCTGATCTCGAATCCGACCTCTGCGATTCTCAACATGACCGCGGCGCAGGTCTTCGCGAATAAACGTCTTTACAAACTCGAAATTGCCATGCTGAAAGAATGTCTTGCAGTGATGAGAGCCATGAATCTGGTTGTCACTAACCTGCCGGGAACGCCTGTCCGGGCATTGGCGTTTGCAACCAAAATGCCTCTCTGGCTTTCCAAACCTTTTTTATCAAGAGCTGCGGGAAGCGGGCGCGGCGGTAAGATGCCATCTTTTCACATCGACCTGTATTCAGGCCGCGGGTTAAGCGAAGTGGAATATCTGCACGGGGCTGTCGTCCGCGAAGGGAAGGCGCGCGGGATCCCGACACCCGTAAATCAGATCCTTACCGAAACCTTGATGGCGCTGACAAAAAAGGAAATTCCGCTCGAGGAATTCGCGGGGAAACCGGAAAAGCTGTTGGTGAAAATTGAAAGTAGAAAGTAG
- a CDS encoding nucleoside kinase produces MIQTAQPSPNVEIHLPNGKTLTGPRGTTVGEFLAQVKDDFSAPIVAAVINNEIHELTYPIRIESNCIPVTMDSADGARIYRRSLIFLLEIAFSQCIKNGYLIIDHSVSSGGFYCEVNDRDPLSQEELNALEKQMRKLVADDRVFGRREVPIQEAVDYFTKHGHVDKLRLLKHRRKEYLTLYSFDGLMDYMHGYMVPSSGYLKWFALKQVNGGFILQYPRRHSPTDLAPLGDYPKLLRAFRQYGDWLATLRIDSVGSLNDAIQSGRADEVVLVSEALHEQHIADIAQQIAEKKSRIILIAGPSSSGKTTTSRRLAVQLLARGISPYPLELDHYFVDRDKTPLDESGVHDFEALAALDLNRLAQDIEKLISGEQVQLPRYNFKTGRSEEGDVIQLRKGQPLILEGIHGMNPRLIPDRWADSAFRLYVSALTQINLDRHNRVSTTDTRLIRRMVRDARERGYSAQATLSRWESVRRGEKRHIFPYQENADVMFNSALVYELSALKPLVEPLLRQVPFNVPEYIEARRLLAFLDWILPLDASLIPMNSIVREFLGDSSLKDFKIWRG; encoded by the coding sequence ATGATTCAAACCGCACAACCCAGCCCGAACGTCGAAATACATCTTCCCAATGGAAAAACATTGACCGGTCCGCGCGGGACGACAGTGGGTGAGTTCCTTGCGCAGGTGAAGGACGATTTCTCCGCGCCCATCGTGGCGGCGGTCATCAACAACGAGATTCATGAACTGACCTATCCAATCAGGATCGAATCGAATTGCATTCCCGTTACCATGGACAGCGCCGACGGCGCGCGCATCTACCGCCGTTCGTTGATCTTTTTACTGGAAATCGCGTTCTCTCAATGCATCAAAAATGGATATTTGATCATCGACCATTCGGTTTCCTCAGGCGGTTTCTATTGCGAGGTCAATGATCGCGATCCGCTTTCGCAAGAGGAACTGAATGCGCTTGAAAAGCAAATGCGGAAACTTGTCGCGGACGATCGCGTTTTCGGACGCCGCGAAGTACCGATCCAGGAAGCCGTCGATTATTTCACCAAGCATGGTCATGTGGACAAGCTTCGCCTGCTCAAACATCGCCGAAAGGAATATCTGACCCTCTATTCCTTCGATGGCTTAATGGACTACATGCATGGCTATATGGTCCCTTCCTCCGGGTATCTCAAATGGTTTGCCTTGAAACAGGTCAATGGCGGTTTCATCCTCCAATATCCGCGCCGCCATTCGCCGACGGATCTCGCGCCCCTCGGCGATTACCCGAAACTTTTGCGCGCCTTCCGTCAATACGGCGACTGGCTGGCGACGCTTCGTATCGACAGTGTCGGTTCGCTCAACGATGCCATCCAATCCGGCCGTGCAGACGAGGTCGTGCTTGTCTCCGAGGCATTGCACGAGCAGCATATTGCCGATATCGCGCAACAGATCGCGGAAAAAAAATCCCGCATCATTCTCATCGCGGGACCTTCGTCGTCCGGTAAAACGACGACATCGAGACGCCTTGCTGTTCAACTGCTCGCGCGCGGCATCTCGCCTTATCCGCTCGAACTCGACCATTATTTTGTGGATAGAGATAAAACCCCGCTCGATGAAAGCGGCGTTCACGACTTCGAAGCCCTCGCAGCATTGGACTTGAACCGCCTCGCGCAGGACATCGAGAAACTCATCAGCGGAGAACAGGTTCAACTTCCGCGATACAACTTCAAGACCGGGCGAAGCGAAGAGGGGGATGTGATCCAGCTTCGAAAGGGACAGCCGCTCATCCTCGAAGGAATCCACGGAATGAATCCGCGCCTCATCCCGGACCGTTGGGCTGACTCTGCGTTTCGACTTTATGTCTCCGCCTTGACTCAAATCAACCTGGACCGCCATAACCGCGTCTCGACAACCGATACGAGACTCATCCGGCGCATGGTGCGCGACGCGCGCGAACGCGGATATTCCGCGCAGGCGACTCTCTCGCGCTGGGAGTCGGTGCGGCGCGGCGAGAAACGGCATATCTTCCCATACCAGGAAAATGCCGACGTCATGTTCAATTCGGCGCTGGTTTATGAACTCTCGGCGTTGAAACCGCTGGTCGAGCCGCTGCTTCGTCAAGTCCCGTTCAATGTGCCCGAATATATCGAAGCCCGCCGCCTGCTCGCCTTCCTCGATTGGATCCTTCCCCTTGATGCGAGCTTGATTCCCATGAACTCGATCGTGCGGGAATTCCTGGGGGATTCAAGCTTGAAGGATTTCAAGATCTGGAGAGGATGA
- a CDS encoding DUF92 domain-containing protein — translation MQLILGFIPAIGIAFLAYKARSLNPMGAIAAAITGTIIFGIGGWKWAVLLLTFFITSSGLSRAFKKRKAGLDEKFSKGHERDAGQVFGNGGAAAFFAALHFFFPNEIWVWIGFSSALAAVNADTWATELGVLNPTPPRMITNLSKIVEKGTSGGISLVGTLASLAGSSLIAFLASYLTDNWSLFLLVAFSGLTGSLFDSLLGGTVQAMYYCPKDQKETEKHPLHTCGTETVHIRGWKWLNNDLVNFSCSMFGLTMALLVFAALNP, via the coding sequence ATGCAACTCATCCTCGGCTTCATTCCCGCCATCGGCATCGCTTTTCTCGCATACAAAGCCCGCAGCCTCAATCCAATGGGGGCGATTGCGGCGGCGATCACCGGCACGATCATTTTTGGAATCGGCGGTTGGAAATGGGCTGTCCTCCTGCTCACCTTCTTCATCACTTCGTCCGGGCTGAGCCGCGCCTTCAAAAAACGCAAGGCAGGGCTCGATGAAAAATTCTCCAAAGGTCATGAACGCGACGCGGGGCAGGTTTTCGGCAACGGCGGTGCCGCCGCGTTCTTCGCCGCCCTGCATTTCTTTTTTCCGAACGAGATTTGGGTCTGGATCGGCTTTTCTTCTGCGCTCGCCGCCGTCAACGCCGACACGTGGGCGACCGAACTCGGCGTATTGAATCCAACCCCTCCGCGCATGATCACAAACTTATCCAAAATCGTTGAAAAAGGCACCTCAGGCGGAATCTCTTTGGTCGGAACTCTTGCCTCGCTAGCAGGTTCGTCGCTGATCGCCTTTCTCGCTTCCTACCTAACCGATAACTGGTCTTTGTTTCTGTTGGTCGCTTTCTCAGGGTTGACGGGTTCTCTTTTCGACTCCCTTCTCGGCGGGACCGTCCAAGCCATGTATTACTGCCCTAAAGACCAAAAGGAAACCGAGAAGCATCCGCTCCATACCTGCGGGACGGAGACGGTACATATCCGCGGCTGGAAGTGGTTGAACAATGACCTGGTAAACTTTTCGTGCAGCATGTTCGGGCTGACGATGGCATTGCTCGTTTTCGCTGCGCTAAATCCATAA